Proteins from a genomic interval of Zingiber officinale cultivar Zhangliang chromosome 1B, Zo_v1.1, whole genome shotgun sequence:
- the LOC121980143 gene encoding protein IQ-DOMAIN 17-like, with amino-acid sequence MGKKSSGGGSWLTAVKRAFRSPTKDSDKKSSRQREAPNQDDHEDKRRREKGRWIFGKPYSTQEQQQQVSSAVVVPAVSAEQRHAIALAVASAATAEAAVATAKAAAEVVRLTRPSSSFVKEHCAAVAIQTAFRGYLARRALRALKGLVKLQALVRGHNVRKQANITLRCMQALVRVQARVRDQRMRLAQESSSSFSCDTSLCDSKYLHLADRTSMNSREGSSFTEDWDDRPRTMEEIQAMLRFQRDAAFKRERALSYAFSHQLRRSDRNLYTSLEDGFDGEAASAGEYGPARWMDRWMASRSSFDNRPSSRRPSAEYRDPIKTLEIDTARPFSYAVSPSPRRQTPPAWHPSPPLHRSPATPSPSKVRPLQVRSESPRAGRKERSFSTAHTPRRHQHSVAVPNYMVATESAKARVRSLSAPRQRPGTPERCVGVAAKKRLSFLAPDPYGCPQSLRSPSFESVAGWFSGEQRSNASPSCNDSVGGEASPSSTADLRRWFR; translated from the exons CGTGAAGCACCCAACCAAGACGACCACGAAGACAAG CGAAGGAGGGAAAAGGGGCGATGGATCTTCGGCAAGCCGTACTCGACGCAAGAGCAGCAACAGCAGGTGAGTTCCGCGGTCGTGGTGCCGGCGGTCTCCGCGGAGCAGAGGCACGCCATCGCGCTGGCCGTCGCTTCGGCGGCGACGGCGGAGGCGGCAGTGGCGACGGCGAAGGCAGCCGCGGAGGTGGTGCGGCTCACCAGGCCTTCCTCTAGCTTCGTGAAGGAGCATTGCGCGGCAGTCGCCATCCAAACCGCCTTTCGAGGATACTTG GCGAGGAGGGCGCTGCGGGCGTTGAAGGGGCTGGTGAAGCTGCAAGCGCTAGTGAGGGGCCACAACGTGCGCAAGCAAGCAAACATTACGCTGCGCTGCATGCAAGCACTGGTAAGGGTCCAGGCAAGGGTGCGTGATCAGCGGATGCGGCTGGCTCAGGAGTCGTCCTCCTCCTTCAGCTGCGACACTTCTCTTTGCGACTCCAAGTATCTGCACCTAGCAGATAGGACGTCCATG AATTCGAGAGAGGGGAGTAGCTTCACTGAAGATTGGGACGATCGCCCGAGAACGATGGAAGAAATCCAAGCGATGCTTCGGTTCCAAAGGGACGCGGCGTTCAAGCGAGAAAGGGCGCTGTCATACGCCTTCTCGCATCAG CTTCGGAGATCAGACCGGAACCTATACACCTCACTGGAGGATGGCTTCGATGGCGAGGCGGCTTCGGCGGGAGAGTATGGGCCTGCCCGGTGGATGGACCGCTGGATGGCGTCAAGGTCCTCCTTTGACAACAGACCAAGTAGCAGGCGCCCTTCCGCAGAGTACCGTGATCCAATCAAGACGTTGGAGATCGACACCGCTCGCCCTTTCTCCTACGCCGTCTCCCCTAGTCCTCGCCGTCAGACGCCGCCGGCCTGGCACCCATCTCCCCCCCTCCACCGATCCCCCGCCACGCCATCACCCTCCAAAGTGCGCCCTTTGCAGGTCCGCTCGGAGAGTCCCCGCGCCGGTCGCAAGGAGCGGAGCTTCTCCACCGCTCATACCCCCCGGCGGCATCAGCATTCAGTGGCGGTGCCGAACTACATGGTGGCGACGGAGTCTGCCAAGGCGCGAGTGCGGTCGCTGAGCGCCCCAAGGCAGCGTCCAGGGACGCCGGAGAGGTGCGTCGGTGTCGCTGCCAAGAAGCGACTGTCCTTCCTGGCGCCGGACCCATACGGGTGCCCGCAGAGCCTGCGGAGCCCGAGCTTCGAGAGCGTTGCGGGTTGGTTCTCCGGGGAGCAGCGATCCAACGCCTCGCCCTCCTGCAACGACAGCGTCGGAGGCGAAGCGTCGCCGTCGTCGACTGCGGACCTCCGGCGGTGGTTCCGGTAA